Proteins encoded by one window of Channa argus isolate prfri chromosome 1, Channa argus male v1.0, whole genome shotgun sequence:
- the arpp21 gene encoding cAMP-regulated phosphoprotein 21 isoform X3, with product MTEVAVESADVDLKPCEVMSCDIVSCPSPPPRQSPCIQRDDEECHNDCKKLEQQKHCHQVQPKKEVKDKRKLKRSMAFCEESPTYEENQAHQDPNISISCHDNERTSCKEEEQEQSTDPNKKSLSKESSVEYTDSTGIDLHKFIIDTLNSNPRDRMMLLKLEQDMINFITSNSLFKKFPHMSSYHRMLVHRVAAYFGMEHNVDQTGKSVIINRTSSTRIPEQRFLDAVHKDNSEEIHRWKMILKRDNSSDDQIRLHPLREKQSKSVEEREEEYQRARERIFKQEPLCTQESTHTETRAVADYNPYAETQRKRQLFRGSRDSSGSSCTGSSRQSSTETDCRYTNDPRPWSSTDSDSSYQWTTPAPKPCQPATQSWEAQGSICLYRLPPTCTHPPSSSNIEEPASNSAYMVENGIPPGSILVNPHTGQPFLNPDGTPAVYNPPGSQQPIRSQTQIQGSSPQQQQQQVPVYYYSQYPTSAQHGCRPVSPSQHIHSQVVQPTASFTPVVGVQQSSHTQAQAVLGTYSPMASHHCSMVQGGVSVSYPQSKVVTGVVGGEAGYCCMVPPPSHHSSCHPPSCTNLSAPAWSAQY from the exons ATGACTGAAGTCGCTGTAGAAAGTGCAGATGTCGATCTAAAACCCTGTGAAGTGATGTCATGTGATATTGTCAGCtgcccctcccctccaccaCGTCAATCCCCCTGCATTCAAAGGGACGATGAGGAGTGTCACAATGACTGTAAGAAGCTGGAGCAGCAG AAACACTGTCACCAGGTGCAACCAAAGAAAGAAGTTAAG GACAAAAGAAAGTTGAAGCGCAGTATGGCTTTTTGCGAGGAGTCGCCTACATATGAAGAAAACCAG GCACATCAAGACCCAAACATCTCAATAAGCTGCCATGACAATGAAAGAACTTCATGCAAGGAGGAAGAACAGGAGCAAAGCACAGATCCAAATAAAAAGTCACTGTCCAAAG AGTCCAGCGTGGAGTACACGGACTCCACCGGCATAGACTTGCACAAGTTCATCATAGACACCCTCAACAGCAACCCCCGAGACCGTATGATGCTGCTTAAACTGGAGCAGGACATGATCAACTTCATCACCAgcaatag tctctttaAGAAGTTCCCTCACATGTCATCCTACCACCGTATGCTGGTCCACCGGGTGGCGGCCTACTTTGGAATGGAGCACAATGTAGACCAGACAGGCAAGTCTGTCATCATCAACAGGACCAGCAGCACACGCAT ACCGGAGCAGCGTTTTCTGGACGCGGTGCATAAGGATAATTCAGAAGAAATCCACAGatggaaaatgattttaaagagAGACAACAGCTCAGATGACCAG ATCCGACTCCACCCCTTGCGGGAGAAGCAAAGCAAGTCggtggaggagagagaagaggagtaCCAACGAGCACGAGAGCGAATCTTCAAACAAGAG CCTCTCTGTACCCAGGAGAGCACCCATACAGAAACCAG GGCTGTGGCAGATTACAATCCATATGCTGAGACCCAGAGGAAAAGGCAGCTCTTCAG GGGAAGCCGCGACAGCTCGGGCTCCAGCTGCACAGGCAGCAGCAGGCAGAGCAGCACAGAGACTGACTGTCGCTATACCAATGACCCACGGCCTTGGAGCAGCACAGACTCTGACTCTTCCTACCAGTGGACAACTCCTGCACCAAAACCCTGTCAACCTGCCACCCAGAGCTGGGAAGCACAAG gcTCCATCTGTCTGTACAGACTGCCACCCACTTGTACCCACCCCCCCTCTTCTTCCAACATAGAAGAGCCAGCTTCCAACTCTGCCTACATGGTAGAGAATGGGATCCCACCGGGAAGCATATTAGTGAACCCACACACTG GGCAGCCTTTCCTAAATCCTGATGGTACCCCTGCTGTGTACAACCCTCCGGGAAGTCAACAGCCAATCAGGAGCCAGACTCAGATTCAAGGCTCTTCCcctcagcagcaacagcagcag GTACCTGTGTATTACTATAGCCAATACCCTacctcagctcagcatggatgCAGGCCAGTCTCACCCAGCCAGCACATCCACAGTCAAGTAGTACAACCAACAG CCAGTTTTACCCCTGTTGTGGGGGTGCAGCAGTCTTCCCACACCCAGGCCCAGGCTGTGCTAGGGACCTACTCACCAATGGCCTCTCATCATTGTAGCATGGTTCAG gGAGGTGTTTCAGTGTCCTATCCCCAAAGTAAAGTTGTGACCGGGGTAGTAGGTGGGGAGGCAGGTTACTGCTGCATGGTGCCCCCACCTTCCCACCACAGCAGCTGCCATCCTCCCAGCTGCACCAACCTCAGTGCCCCTGCCTGGAGCGCACAGTACTGA
- the arpp21 gene encoding cAMP-regulated phosphoprotein 21 isoform X2 has translation MTEVAVESADVDLKPCEVMSCDIVSCPSPPPRQSPCIQRDDEECHNDCKKLEQQKHCHQVQPKKEVKDKRKLKRSMAFCEESPTYEENQAHQDPNISISCHDNERTSCKEEEQEQSTDPNKKSLSKESSVEYTDSTGIDLHKFIIDTLNSNPRDRMMLLKLEQDMINFITSNSLFKKFPHMSSYHRMLVHRVAAYFGMEHNVDQTGKSVIINRTSSTRIPEQRFLDAVHKDNSEEIHRWKMILKRDNSSDDQIRLHPLREKQSKSVEEREEEYQRARERIFKQEPLCTQESTHTETRAVADYNPYAETQRKRQLFRGSRDSSGSSCTGSSRQSSTETDCRYTNDPRPWSSTDSDSSYQWTTPAPKPCQPATQSWEAQGSICLYRLPPTCTHPPSSSNIEEPASNSAYMVENGIPPGSILVNPHTGQPFLNPDGTPAVYNPPGSQQPIRSQTQIQGSSPQQQQQQIEDMSSQFSHLTVSSVTGQSSGEAPPIYPPNQDYIYAAPPPTAPPPSHPPSYCQLSPQVPVYYYSQYPTSAQHGCRPVSPSQHIHSQVVQPTASFTPVVGVQQSSHTQAQAVLGTYSPMASHHCSMVQGGVSVSYPQSKVVTGVVGGEAGYCCMVPPPSHHSSCHPPSCTNLSAPAWSAQY, from the exons ATGACTGAAGTCGCTGTAGAAAGTGCAGATGTCGATCTAAAACCCTGTGAAGTGATGTCATGTGATATTGTCAGCtgcccctcccctccaccaCGTCAATCCCCCTGCATTCAAAGGGACGATGAGGAGTGTCACAATGACTGTAAGAAGCTGGAGCAGCAG AAACACTGTCACCAGGTGCAACCAAAGAAAGAAGTTAAG GACAAAAGAAAGTTGAAGCGCAGTATGGCTTTTTGCGAGGAGTCGCCTACATATGAAGAAAACCAG GCACATCAAGACCCAAACATCTCAATAAGCTGCCATGACAATGAAAGAACTTCATGCAAGGAGGAAGAACAGGAGCAAAGCACAGATCCAAATAAAAAGTCACTGTCCAAAG AGTCCAGCGTGGAGTACACGGACTCCACCGGCATAGACTTGCACAAGTTCATCATAGACACCCTCAACAGCAACCCCCGAGACCGTATGATGCTGCTTAAACTGGAGCAGGACATGATCAACTTCATCACCAgcaatag tctctttaAGAAGTTCCCTCACATGTCATCCTACCACCGTATGCTGGTCCACCGGGTGGCGGCCTACTTTGGAATGGAGCACAATGTAGACCAGACAGGCAAGTCTGTCATCATCAACAGGACCAGCAGCACACGCAT ACCGGAGCAGCGTTTTCTGGACGCGGTGCATAAGGATAATTCAGAAGAAATCCACAGatggaaaatgattttaaagagAGACAACAGCTCAGATGACCAG ATCCGACTCCACCCCTTGCGGGAGAAGCAAAGCAAGTCggtggaggagagagaagaggagtaCCAACGAGCACGAGAGCGAATCTTCAAACAAGAG CCTCTCTGTACCCAGGAGAGCACCCATACAGAAACCAG GGCTGTGGCAGATTACAATCCATATGCTGAGACCCAGAGGAAAAGGCAGCTCTTCAG GGGAAGCCGCGACAGCTCGGGCTCCAGCTGCACAGGCAGCAGCAGGCAGAGCAGCACAGAGACTGACTGTCGCTATACCAATGACCCACGGCCTTGGAGCAGCACAGACTCTGACTCTTCCTACCAGTGGACAACTCCTGCACCAAAACCCTGTCAACCTGCCACCCAGAGCTGGGAAGCACAAG gcTCCATCTGTCTGTACAGACTGCCACCCACTTGTACCCACCCCCCCTCTTCTTCCAACATAGAAGAGCCAGCTTCCAACTCTGCCTACATGGTAGAGAATGGGATCCCACCGGGAAGCATATTAGTGAACCCACACACTG GGCAGCCTTTCCTAAATCCTGATGGTACCCCTGCTGTGTACAACCCTCCGGGAAGTCAACAGCCAATCAGGAGCCAGACTCAGATTCAAGGCTCTTCCcctcagcagcaacagcagcag ATTGAGGATATGTCCTCGCAGTTTTCTCACCTAACGGTGAGCTCAGTCACCGGTCAGTCATCAGGTGAAGCACCACCTATCTATCCTCCTAATCAGGATTACATCTATGCAGCTCCTCCTCCAActgctcctcctccctcccaccCACCAAGCTACTGCCAACTCTCACCTCAG GTACCTGTGTATTACTATAGCCAATACCCTacctcagctcagcatggatgCAGGCCAGTCTCACCCAGCCAGCACATCCACAGTCAAGTAGTACAACCAACAG CCAGTTTTACCCCTGTTGTGGGGGTGCAGCAGTCTTCCCACACCCAGGCCCAGGCTGTGCTAGGGACCTACTCACCAATGGCCTCTCATCATTGTAGCATGGTTCAG gGAGGTGTTTCAGTGTCCTATCCCCAAAGTAAAGTTGTGACCGGGGTAGTAGGTGGGGAGGCAGGTTACTGCTGCATGGTGCCCCCACCTTCCCACCACAGCAGCTGCCATCCTCCCAGCTGCACCAACCTCAGTGCCCCTGCCTGGAGCGCACAGTACTGA
- the zftraf1 gene encoding zinc finger TRAF-type-containing protein 1 translates to MSSLEERDMGVAVAPGSSSAGLGVGAVGAAVEAVAGVAAMQEEVGIRREGPEPDPDEPPKKRVKVPEGESGKLEERLYSVLCCTVCLDLPKASVYQCTNGHLMCAGCFIHLLADSRLKEEQATCPNCRCEISKNLCCRNLAVEKAVSELPTECTFCLKQFPRSSLERHQKEECQDRVTQCKYKRIGCPWQGPFHELQAHENECSHPTKTGTELMEILGEMDQNHRRDMQLYNSIFTLLCYEKIGFTEVQFRPYRTDDFITRLYYETPRFTVLNQTWVLKARVNDSERNPNLSCKRTLSFQLILKSKVNSALECSFLLLKGPYDDVRIKPVIHHHSFSNDTNETEYVPLPISDSVECNKLLAAKNINLRLFIFQVQK, encoded by the exons ATGTCTTCACTGGAAGAGAGAGACATGGGCGTTGCGGTCGCCCCTGGCTCCTCCTCGGCCGGCCTGGGGGTCGGGGCCGTGGGGGCAGCGGTGGAGGCTGTCGCGGGGGTCGCAGCTATGCAAGAAGAGGTCGGCATACGGCGAGAGGGGCCCGAGCCTGACCCAGACGAGCCACCCAAGAAGAGGGTGAAAGTGCCCGAAGGAGAGTCAGGAAAGCTGGAGGAGAGACTGTACTCAGTGCTGTGCTGCACCGTGTGCCTAGACTTGCCCAAGGCGTCTGTATATCAG TGTACCAATGGACATCTGATGTGTGCAGGCTGCTTTATCCATCTCTTGGCTGATTCTCGTCTTAAGGAGGAGCAAGCCACATGTCCCAACTGCAG aTGTGAGATCAGCAAGAACCTGTGCTGCAGGAACCTTGCGGTGGAGAAGGCTGTCAGTGAGCTGCCAACAGAATGTACCTTCTGCCTAAAACAGTTCCCTCGCTCCAGCTTAGAGAGACACCAGAAAGAAGAGTGCCAAGACAG GGTGACACAGTGTAAGTACAAAAGGATTGGCTGTCCTTGGCAGGGCCCGTTCCACGAGCTGCAAGCACATGAGAATGAGTGCTCCCACCCCACTAAGACAGGTACAGAACTAATGGAAATACTGGGTGAGATGGATCAGAACCACCGCAGAGACATGCAGCTTTACAACAGCATCTTTACCCTGCTCTGCTACGAGAAGATTGGGTTTACAG AAGTGCAGTTCAGGCCGTACCGCACTGATGACTTCATCACTCGTCTGTACTATGAAACGCCACGCTTCACTGTTCTCAACCAGACATGGGTGCTGAAGGCCCGCGTTAACGATTCTGAGCGCAACCCCAACCTTTCCTGCAAGCGCACTCTCTCCTTCCAGCTCATACTCAAGAGCAAG GTGAACTCTGCCCTGGAGTGCTCTTTCCTGCTGCTTAAGGGGCCATACGACGATGTGCGGATCAAGCCAGTCATCCATCACCACTCCTTTAGCAATGACACCAACGAGACCGAATATGTCCCTTTGCCCATCTCTGATTCTGTAGAGTGCAACAAACTGCTGGCTGCCAAAAACATCAACCTGCGCCTGTTCATCTTCCAAGTTCAAAAATAA
- the arpp21 gene encoding cAMP-regulated phosphoprotein 21 isoform X1, producing MTEVAVESADVDLKPCEVMSCDIVSCPSPPPRQSPCIQRDDEECHNDCKKLEQQKHCHQVQPKKEVKDKRKLKRSMAFCEESPTYEENQAHQDPNISISCHDNERTSCKEEEQEQSTDPNKKSLSKESSVEYTDSTGIDLHKFIIDTLNSNPRDRMMLLKLEQDMINFITSNSLFKKFPHMSSYHRMLVHRVAAYFGMEHNVDQTGKSVIINRTSSTRIPEQRFLDAVHKDNSEEIHRWKMILKRDNSSDDQIRLHPLREKQSKSVEEREEEYQRARERIFKQEPLCTQESTHTETRAVADYNPYAETQRKRQLFRGSRDSSGSSCTGSSRQSSTETDCRYTNDPRPWSSTDSDSSYQWTTPAPKPCQPATQSWEAQGSICLYRLPPTCTHPPSSSNIEEPASNSAYMVENGIPPGSILVNPHTGQPFLNPDGTPAVYNPPGSQQPIRSQTQIQGSSPQQQQQQVVQYSSVSYTAPQILPASPSQPYSTIEDMSSQFSHLTVSSVTGQSSGEAPPIYPPNQDYIYAAPPPTAPPPSHPPSYCQLSPQVPVYYYSQYPTSAQHGCRPVSPSQHIHSQVVQPTASFTPVVGVQQSSHTQAQAVLGTYSPMASHHCSMVQGGVSVSYPQSKVVTGVVGGEAGYCCMVPPPSHHSSCHPPSCTNLSAPAWSAQY from the exons ATGACTGAAGTCGCTGTAGAAAGTGCAGATGTCGATCTAAAACCCTGTGAAGTGATGTCATGTGATATTGTCAGCtgcccctcccctccaccaCGTCAATCCCCCTGCATTCAAAGGGACGATGAGGAGTGTCACAATGACTGTAAGAAGCTGGAGCAGCAG AAACACTGTCACCAGGTGCAACCAAAGAAAGAAGTTAAG GACAAAAGAAAGTTGAAGCGCAGTATGGCTTTTTGCGAGGAGTCGCCTACATATGAAGAAAACCAG GCACATCAAGACCCAAACATCTCAATAAGCTGCCATGACAATGAAAGAACTTCATGCAAGGAGGAAGAACAGGAGCAAAGCACAGATCCAAATAAAAAGTCACTGTCCAAAG AGTCCAGCGTGGAGTACACGGACTCCACCGGCATAGACTTGCACAAGTTCATCATAGACACCCTCAACAGCAACCCCCGAGACCGTATGATGCTGCTTAAACTGGAGCAGGACATGATCAACTTCATCACCAgcaatag tctctttaAGAAGTTCCCTCACATGTCATCCTACCACCGTATGCTGGTCCACCGGGTGGCGGCCTACTTTGGAATGGAGCACAATGTAGACCAGACAGGCAAGTCTGTCATCATCAACAGGACCAGCAGCACACGCAT ACCGGAGCAGCGTTTTCTGGACGCGGTGCATAAGGATAATTCAGAAGAAATCCACAGatggaaaatgattttaaagagAGACAACAGCTCAGATGACCAG ATCCGACTCCACCCCTTGCGGGAGAAGCAAAGCAAGTCggtggaggagagagaagaggagtaCCAACGAGCACGAGAGCGAATCTTCAAACAAGAG CCTCTCTGTACCCAGGAGAGCACCCATACAGAAACCAG GGCTGTGGCAGATTACAATCCATATGCTGAGACCCAGAGGAAAAGGCAGCTCTTCAG GGGAAGCCGCGACAGCTCGGGCTCCAGCTGCACAGGCAGCAGCAGGCAGAGCAGCACAGAGACTGACTGTCGCTATACCAATGACCCACGGCCTTGGAGCAGCACAGACTCTGACTCTTCCTACCAGTGGACAACTCCTGCACCAAAACCCTGTCAACCTGCCACCCAGAGCTGGGAAGCACAAG gcTCCATCTGTCTGTACAGACTGCCACCCACTTGTACCCACCCCCCCTCTTCTTCCAACATAGAAGAGCCAGCTTCCAACTCTGCCTACATGGTAGAGAATGGGATCCCACCGGGAAGCATATTAGTGAACCCACACACTG GGCAGCCTTTCCTAAATCCTGATGGTACCCCTGCTGTGTACAACCCTCCGGGAAGTCAACAGCCAATCAGGAGCCAGACTCAGATTCAAGGCTCTTCCcctcagcagcaacagcagcag GTGGTTCAGTACTCGTCTGTCTCTTACACAGCTCCACAGATTTTGCCTGCGTCACCCTCACAGCCATACTCAACA ATTGAGGATATGTCCTCGCAGTTTTCTCACCTAACGGTGAGCTCAGTCACCGGTCAGTCATCAGGTGAAGCACCACCTATCTATCCTCCTAATCAGGATTACATCTATGCAGCTCCTCCTCCAActgctcctcctccctcccaccCACCAAGCTACTGCCAACTCTCACCTCAG GTACCTGTGTATTACTATAGCCAATACCCTacctcagctcagcatggatgCAGGCCAGTCTCACCCAGCCAGCACATCCACAGTCAAGTAGTACAACCAACAG CCAGTTTTACCCCTGTTGTGGGGGTGCAGCAGTCTTCCCACACCCAGGCCCAGGCTGTGCTAGGGACCTACTCACCAATGGCCTCTCATCATTGTAGCATGGTTCAG gGAGGTGTTTCAGTGTCCTATCCCCAAAGTAAAGTTGTGACCGGGGTAGTAGGTGGGGAGGCAGGTTACTGCTGCATGGTGCCCCCACCTTCCCACCACAGCAGCTGCCATCCTCCCAGCTGCACCAACCTCAGTGCCCCTGCCTGGAGCGCACAGTACTGA